A single genomic interval of Bradyrhizobium japonicum USDA 6 harbors:
- a CDS encoding chemotaxis protein CheW: protein MAATSQYLTLGLAGETFGISIRNVREILDMRPISRLPHAPNFLLGMIDVRGSGYPIVDLRTKLGLPAVEATEATRIIILDVPMKDRLVGVGFVADCVFEVTDIDEEAIEPIPEVGGKWQSDYAAGIGRKGEKFVVIFDLAKLMANDEIPEGRDTSRAA from the coding sequence ATGGCCGCAACCTCGCAATATCTGACGCTCGGGCTCGCCGGCGAGACGTTCGGCATCTCGATCCGCAATGTGCGGGAAATTCTCGACATGCGGCCGATCTCACGGCTGCCGCATGCGCCGAATTTCCTGCTCGGCATGATCGACGTGCGCGGCAGCGGCTATCCCATCGTCGATCTCCGCACCAAGCTCGGCCTGCCGGCCGTGGAAGCGACTGAAGCGACCCGCATCATCATCCTCGACGTGCCGATGAAGGATCGCCTGGTCGGCGTCGGCTTCGTTGCCGATTGCGTGTTCGAGGTCACCGATATCGACGAGGAGGCGATCGAGCCGATCCCCGAGGTCGGCGGCAAATGGCAGTCCGACTATGCCGCCGGCATCGGCCGCAAGGGCGAGAAATTCGTCGTCATCTTCGATCTCGCCAAGCTGATGGCGAACGACGAGATCCCGGAAGGGCGCGATACCTCTCGCGCCGCCTGA
- a CDS encoding protein-glutamate methylesterase/protein-glutamine glutaminase: MPREKVRVLIVDDSASVRQILQTILNDDPDIEVMGAASDPFAAARRLQNEIPDVMILDLEMPRMDGMTFLRKIMAQRPIPVIICSSLTEEGSNVMFEAFEAGAVDIVPKPKIDTRQALLECSTRLREAVKSAARARVRPRAERRTIERKLTADAIIPPPVQGKVRPTTERIVCIGASTGGTEALNDVLEMLPPHCPPIVIVQHMPAGFTAAFARRLDSVCQVRVKEAEDGEPVLPGCAYIAPGARHMLLQRIGLRYQIAIKDGPPVSRHRPSVDVLFRSAAQHAGANALGVIMTGMGDDGARGMLEMRKLGASTRAQNEESCVVFGMPKEAIAHGGVEKVVSLHHIPREIMLWYQAGHVAVAG; encoded by the coding sequence ATGCCGAGGGAGAAAGTTCGCGTACTGATCGTGGACGATTCGGCGTCGGTGCGCCAAATCCTGCAAACGATCCTCAACGACGATCCTGACATCGAGGTGATGGGGGCTGCCTCCGATCCGTTCGCGGCGGCGCGCCGGCTGCAGAACGAAATCCCCGATGTCATGATCCTCGACCTGGAAATGCCGCGCATGGACGGCATGACCTTCCTGCGCAAGATCATGGCGCAGCGCCCGATCCCGGTGATCATCTGCTCCTCGCTCACCGAGGAAGGTTCCAACGTGATGTTCGAGGCGTTCGAGGCGGGCGCGGTCGACATCGTGCCGAAGCCGAAGATCGACACCCGGCAGGCGCTGCTCGAATGCTCGACGCGGCTGCGCGAGGCCGTGAAATCGGCAGCGCGCGCGCGGGTGCGCCCGCGGGCGGAGCGCCGTACGATCGAGAGGAAGCTGACCGCCGACGCCATCATCCCGCCGCCGGTGCAGGGCAAGGTCCGGCCGACCACTGAGCGCATCGTGTGCATCGGCGCATCGACCGGCGGCACCGAAGCGCTCAACGACGTCCTCGAGATGCTGCCGCCGCACTGTCCTCCCATTGTCATCGTCCAGCACATGCCGGCAGGGTTCACCGCGGCCTTCGCCAGGCGTCTCGACAGCGTCTGCCAGGTCCGCGTCAAGGAAGCCGAGGACGGCGAGCCGGTGCTGCCGGGCTGCGCCTATATCGCGCCGGGCGCCCGCCACATGCTGCTCCAGCGCATCGGCCTGCGCTACCAGATCGCGATCAAGGACGGCCCGCCGGTGTCGCGGCATCGCCCCTCGGTCGACGTGCTGTTTCGCTCCGCGGCCCAGCATGCCGGCGCCAACGCGCTCGGCGTGATCATGACGGGCATGGGCGACGACGGCGCGCGCGGCATGCTGGAGATGCGCAAGCTCGGCGCCTCGACACGCGCGCAGAACGAGGAGAGCTGCGTGGTGTTCGGCATGCCCAAGGAAGCGATCGCGCATGGCGGTGTCGAGAAGGTCGTCTCGCTGCATCATATCCCGCGCGAGATCATGCTCTGGTATCAGGCCGGACACGTTGCGGTGGCAGGTTGA
- a CDS encoding CheR family methyltransferase, which produces MMPAVQDTVVHLSDRHFRTIAELIEGQVGIKLPQGKRLMLEGRLHKRVRALNFSDLNEYVDNLFEADHFDTELTHLIDVVTTNKTDFFREPQHFTFMRDVAIPALLKSHGRKNANLKIWSSASSTGMEAYTTAMVLDDMTRNGSRFQYRILGTDISTAVLRLAKAAIYTRDVLAPVPEPFVKRYFLSSRDKSRGEVRVVPELRRMTHFMRMNLMDKSYPVDRDVDIIFCRNVLIYFERETQRKVIEQLCSHLRPGGYLLVGHSESMIHSAVPGLKQVQPTIFKV; this is translated from the coding sequence ATGATGCCTGCCGTGCAGGATACGGTCGTCCATCTGTCCGACCGCCACTTCCGGACCATCGCCGAACTGATCGAGGGCCAGGTCGGCATCAAGCTGCCGCAGGGCAAGCGGCTGATGCTTGAGGGACGGCTGCACAAGCGTGTGCGCGCGCTGAACTTCTCAGACCTCAACGAGTATGTCGACAACCTGTTCGAGGCGGATCATTTCGACACCGAGCTGACCCATCTCATCGATGTGGTGACGACCAACAAGACCGACTTCTTTCGGGAGCCCCAGCACTTCACCTTCATGAGGGACGTCGCGATCCCGGCCCTGCTTAAGTCGCACGGTCGGAAAAACGCGAACCTGAAGATCTGGAGCTCGGCGAGCTCTACCGGCATGGAAGCCTACACCACCGCCATGGTGCTGGACGACATGACGCGGAACGGATCGCGGTTTCAGTACCGCATCCTCGGGACCGACATCTCGACCGCGGTGCTGCGCCTTGCGAAGGCTGCGATCTACACCCGCGACGTGCTCGCCCCGGTGCCGGAGCCCTTCGTGAAGCGTTATTTCCTGTCGTCGCGAGACAAGTCGCGCGGCGAGGTGCGGGTGGTGCCGGAATTGCGGCGCATGACGCATTTCATGAGGATGAACCTCATGGATAAGTCCTATCCCGTCGACCGGGACGTCGACATCATCTTCTGCCGCAACGTCCTGATCTATTTCGAGCGTGAGACCCAGCGCAAGGTGATCGAGCAATTGTGCAGTCATTTGCGGCCCGGCGGCTATCTCCTGGTCGGTCATTCGGAATCGATGATTCACAGTGCAGTGCCGGGTCTGAAGCAAGTTCAGCCAACCATTTTCAAGGTCTAG
- a CDS encoding methyl-accepting chemotaxis protein: MRFTVKAKLAIAFGVVLLLSVAAGGLAYVKLTEMIDTADSLVSRAGRMDRAAEIEKGILSQVRAEKNVLLAPDSEADRFIAEIAKQRETLLKLKEEIHGQASVEGKKLIENFGAAYVRMNAIQDDVLKTARTDRTKAVELSSIEARKAVGEAMEAASVYVTNVKKNMAAQAAQAHEDGNRAQFLLISAVLASLAIGLTAAIWISLSIARGLSRAVGLAGAVASGDLSQTINVSSNDEIGDLVKSLNMMVEKLRQVVEEALTAANNVSAGSQELSASAEQLSQGATEQASSAEEASSSMEEMASNVKQNADNANQTEKIAAQSAKDAEASGVAVGRAVNAMQTIAEKITIVQEIARQTDLLALNAAVEAARAGEHGKGFAVVASEVRKLAERSQAAAADIGTLSTETVKVAREAGDMLSKLVPDIKKTAELVQEITAACREQDVGSAQINQAIQQLDKVGQQNASASEQVSSTSEELASQAEQLQSTISFFRIEHAGRGEAAAPAPIDRAVTQLRAKAAHMAAADRGVKKPAPARKPARALKVANGGGFAFDMHDGEDDRDAEFQR, from the coding sequence ATGAGATTTACCGTCAAGGCAAAGCTTGCCATTGCATTCGGTGTGGTCCTGTTGCTGTCGGTGGCTGCGGGCGGCCTCGCTTATGTGAAGCTGACCGAGATGATCGACACCGCCGACAGCCTGGTATCGCGCGCCGGCCGCATGGACCGTGCCGCGGAAATCGAAAAGGGAATTCTGTCCCAGGTTCGGGCCGAAAAGAACGTGCTTCTCGCGCCGGATAGCGAGGCCGACCGCTTCATCGCCGAGATCGCCAAGCAACGTGAGACGCTGCTGAAGCTGAAAGAAGAGATCCATGGGCAGGCTTCTGTCGAGGGCAAGAAGCTGATCGAGAATTTCGGCGCCGCCTACGTCCGGATGAATGCCATTCAGGACGACGTTCTCAAGACCGCCAGGACCGACAGGACGAAGGCCGTCGAGCTCTCGTCGATTGAGGCTCGCAAGGCGGTCGGCGAGGCGATGGAAGCCGCCAGCGTCTACGTAACCAACGTCAAGAAGAACATGGCCGCTCAGGCGGCTCAGGCTCACGAGGACGGCAACCGCGCTCAGTTCCTGCTGATCTCGGCCGTGTTGGCTTCGCTCGCGATCGGCCTGACCGCCGCGATCTGGATTTCCCTCAGCATTGCGCGTGGCCTCAGCCGCGCCGTCGGCCTTGCCGGCGCGGTGGCGAGCGGCGACCTCAGCCAGACGATCAACGTCTCCAGCAACGACGAGATCGGCGATCTCGTCAAATCGCTCAACATGATGGTCGAGAAGCTTCGGCAGGTCGTCGAGGAGGCTCTCACCGCTGCAAACAACGTCTCCGCCGGCAGCCAGGAGCTCTCCGCCAGCGCCGAGCAGCTCTCGCAGGGCGCGACCGAGCAGGCCTCGTCGGCCGAGGAAGCCTCGTCCTCGATGGAAGAGATGGCCTCGAACGTGAAGCAGAATGCCGACAACGCCAACCAGACCGAGAAGATCGCCGCGCAGTCGGCCAAGGACGCGGAAGCCAGCGGCGTTGCCGTGGGACGCGCCGTCAACGCGATGCAGACCATCGCCGAGAAGATCACGATCGTTCAGGAGATCGCGCGCCAGACGGACCTGCTTGCCCTCAACGCGGCGGTCGAGGCCGCTCGCGCCGGTGAGCACGGCAAGGGCTTTGCGGTGGTCGCATCCGAAGTCCGCAAGCTCGCCGAACGCAGCCAGGCGGCGGCGGCCGACATCGGCACGCTGTCGACGGAAACCGTGAAGGTCGCGCGGGAAGCCGGCGACATGCTGTCCAAGCTCGTGCCCGACATCAAGAAGACCGCCGAGCTGGTCCAGGAGATCACGGCGGCCTGCCGCGAGCAGGACGTCGGCTCGGCCCAGATCAACCAGGCGATCCAGCAGCTCGACAAGGTCGGCCAGCAGAACGCCAGCGCCTCCGAACAGGTGTCCTCGACCTCCGAGGAGCTCGCCTCGCAGGCCGAGCAGCTTCAGTCGACGATCTCGTTCTTCCGCATCGAGCATGCCGGCCGCGGCGAGGCTGCCGCGCCGGCGCCGATCGACCGTGCGGTCACCCAGCTCCGCGCCAAGGCCGCGCACATGGCGGCAGCCGACCGCGGCGTCAAGAAGCCCGCGCCCGCCCGCAAGCCGGCGCGCGCGCTGAAGGTCGCCAACGGCGGCGGCTTCGCCTTCGACATGCATGACGGCGAAGACGACCGCGACGCCGAGTTTCAGCGCTGA
- a CDS encoding chemotaxis protein CheW, with protein MNEAGEHQVDAMQVVMIGLGEEKFALDAGLVREIIDPVPVTKVAGARAFVPSVINVRGNVIPLADLRIRFGMPQLDDSADTRIVVIEIELDGEPVLVGVTADKVYEVTEISQTDVQQTPRVGMHWKPEFIRFIAKWREEFVIVPNMERILN; from the coding sequence ATGAACGAGGCGGGCGAACATCAGGTCGACGCGATGCAGGTCGTGATGATCGGCCTCGGCGAGGAGAAGTTCGCGCTCGATGCCGGCCTCGTGCGCGAGATCATCGATCCCGTTCCGGTGACAAAGGTGGCAGGCGCGCGGGCCTTCGTTCCGAGCGTCATCAACGTGCGCGGCAACGTCATTCCGCTCGCCGACCTGCGCATCCGCTTCGGCATGCCGCAGCTCGACGACTCCGCTGACACCCGCATCGTCGTCATCGAGATCGAGCTGGACGGCGAGCCGGTTCTGGTCGGCGTCACCGCCGACAAGGTCTATGAGGTCACCGAGATATCGCAGACCGACGTGCAGCAGACGCCGCGCGTCGGCATGCATTGGAAGCCGGAATTCATCCGTTTCATCGCCAAGTGGCGAGAAGAGTTTGTCATCGTTCCCAACATGGAACGCATCCTGAATTGA
- a CDS encoding methyl-accepting chemotaxis protein, which yields MRFTVKAKLASAFGIVILLSMIAGAVGYMKLADMVGTTELLVSRAGRMEKAAELKEGVLFLVRAEKNSILAASDAEHEQFQADLIKNRDAITKSKDEIYAAASESGKKLMENFNVAFARLNAYQDETVRLAKTDKPKALDRSMHDGRKVVADAIEAADGYIKNVKKNMAEQAEQSKQDGARAEMLLMSLVIASLLIAAVAATWIALNISRALAQAVGLADAVAIGDLSHKIESSSDDEIGDLIKSLNAMTVNLNATAALANQIAQGDLMVEAKPLSDKDTLGLALERMVEKLRQIVSEALTAAQNVSAGSQELSASAEQLSQGATEQASSAEEASSSMEEMASNVKQNADNANQTEKIAAQSAKDAEASGAAVGRAVNAMQTIAEKITIVQEIARQTDLLALNAAVEAARAGEHGKGFAVVASEVRKLAERSQAAAAEIGTLSTETVKVAQEAGNMLSKLVPDIKRTAELVEEITAACREQDVGSAQINQAIQQLDKVGQQNASASEQVSSTSEELASQAEQLQSTIAYFRIEQGRSQAAAPIDRAVTQLRAKAATMAAVERPAKKPQARPARAVKAAGGGGFAFDMNDGEDDRDADFQR from the coding sequence ATGAGATTCACCGTCAAAGCCAAGCTTGCCAGCGCCTTCGGCATCGTCATCCTGCTGTCCATGATCGCCGGCGCGGTCGGCTACATGAAGCTGGCGGACATGGTCGGCACCACCGAGCTTCTCGTCAGCCGTGCGGGCCGGATGGAAAAGGCCGCGGAGCTGAAGGAAGGCGTCCTGTTCCTCGTGCGCGCGGAGAAGAACTCGATTCTCGCAGCGTCCGATGCGGAGCACGAGCAGTTCCAGGCCGACCTCATCAAGAACCGCGATGCGATCACCAAGTCGAAGGACGAGATCTACGCGGCCGCCAGCGAAAGCGGCAAGAAGCTGATGGAGAATTTCAACGTCGCCTTCGCCAGGCTCAACGCCTATCAGGACGAGACGGTCCGGCTTGCGAAGACCGACAAGCCGAAGGCGCTGGACCGCTCCATGCATGACGGCCGCAAGGTCGTCGCGGACGCGATCGAAGCGGCCGACGGTTACATCAAGAACGTCAAGAAGAACATGGCTGAGCAGGCCGAGCAGTCCAAGCAGGACGGTGCGCGCGCCGAGATGCTGCTGATGAGCCTGGTCATTGCCTCGCTGCTGATCGCCGCGGTCGCGGCGACCTGGATTGCGCTGAACATCAGCCGTGCGCTGGCGCAGGCGGTGGGCCTCGCGGATGCGGTGGCCATCGGCGATCTCAGCCACAAGATCGAGTCCTCCAGCGATGACGAGATCGGAGATCTCATCAAGTCGCTGAACGCGATGACGGTCAACCTCAACGCGACGGCGGCGCTCGCCAACCAGATCGCGCAGGGCGATCTCATGGTCGAGGCCAAGCCGCTGTCGGACAAGGATACGCTCGGCCTCGCGCTCGAGCGCATGGTGGAGAAACTCCGCCAGATCGTGTCGGAAGCCCTGACCGCGGCGCAGAACGTCTCCGCCGGCAGCCAGGAACTGTCCGCCAGCGCCGAGCAGCTCTCGCAGGGCGCGACCGAGCAGGCCTCGTCGGCCGAGGAAGCCTCGTCCTCGATGGAGGAGATGGCCTCGAATGTGAAGCAGAACGCCGACAACGCCAACCAGACCGAGAAGATCGCGGCGCAGTCGGCCAAGGACGCCGAGGCCAGCGGTGCCGCGGTCGGCCGCGCCGTCAACGCGATGCAGACCATCGCCGAGAAGATCACGATCGTGCAGGAGATCGCGCGCCAGACCGACCTGCTCGCGCTCAACGCCGCGGTCGAGGCCGCGCGCGCCGGCGAGCACGGCAAGGGCTTTGCGGTGGTCGCCTCCGAAGTACGCAAGCTTGCTGAACGCAGCCAGGCGGCCGCGGCCGAGATCGGCACGCTGTCGACTGAAACCGTCAAGGTTGCACAGGAGGCCGGCAATATGCTTTCGAAGCTCGTCCCCGACATCAAGAGGACGGCGGAGCTCGTCGAGGAAATCACCGCCGCCTGCCGCGAGCAGGACGTCGGCTCGGCCCAGATCAACCAGGCGATCCAGCAGCTCGACAAGGTCGGTCAGCAGAACGCCAGCGCTTCCGAACAGGTCTCCTCGACCTCGGAGGAGCTCGCCTCGCAGGCCGAGCAGCTTCAGTCGACGATCGCCTATTTCCGCATCGAGCAGGGACGCAGCCAGGCCGCCGCGCCGATCGACCGCGCGGTTACCCAGCTCCGCGCCAAGGCGGCGACAATGGCGGCCGTCGAGCGTCCGGCCAAGAAGCCGCAGGCGAGGCCGGCGCGCGCGGTGAAGGCGGCCGGTGGCGGCGGCTTCGCCTTCGACATGAACGACGGCGAGGACGATCGGGACGCCGATTTCCAGCGCTGA